Proteins encoded by one window of Blautia argi:
- the aroB gene encoding 3-dehydroquinate synthase: MTGERLLVQRIGDFHYPIVFRKDFASLADEVLTLQKESRRICIVSDSHVAPLYLEEVKRELKKCKMEVMSYILPAGEENKTLEQIQGIYEYLIQQHFDRKDMLAALGGGVTGDMTGFAAATYLRGIDFIQIPTTLLSQVDSSIGGKTGVDFKQYKNMVGAFHQPLLVYTNVSVLKTLPDTEFSSGMGEVIKHGLIRDKDYNVWLTLHREEIMQRENDICLEMIYRSCVIKKTVVENDPTEQGERAVLNLGHTIGHAVEKLKNFTMSHGACVAVGCAASAFLSMKRGWLTKEEYEEILEQIKAFDLPVYTENLCAEEILQTTKSDKKMDGKAIKFILLQKKGYAVVDKTLTDADLLEGIRSVLPAGGKE, translated from the coding sequence ATGACGGGAGAACGCTTACTTGTTCAGCGCATCGGGGATTTTCACTATCCCATTGTTTTCCGAAAGGATTTTGCTTCCCTTGCGGACGAGGTGCTGACTCTGCAAAAAGAAAGCCGCCGCATCTGTATTGTTTCAGACAGTCATGTGGCGCCTCTGTATCTGGAGGAAGTGAAAAGAGAGCTGAAAAAGTGCAAAATGGAAGTAATGTCCTATATCCTTCCGGCCGGGGAAGAAAATAAAACGCTGGAGCAGATACAGGGAATCTATGAATATCTGATACAGCAGCATTTTGACAGAAAGGATATGTTGGCAGCTTTAGGCGGTGGTGTGACCGGAGATATGACTGGTTTTGCGGCAGCCACATATTTGAGGGGCATAGATTTTATCCAGATTCCCACCACACTTCTTTCCCAGGTAGACAGCAGTATTGGCGGAAAAACAGGGGTAGATTTTAAACAGTATAAAAATATGGTGGGAGCTTTTCATCAGCCTCTTCTGGTGTATACCAATGTATCTGTCCTAAAAACTCTTCCTGATACAGAGTTTTCCAGCGGTATGGGAGAGGTTATCAAACACGGACTGATTCGGGATAAGGATTACAACGTATGGCTTACTCTGCACAGGGAAGAAATAATGCAGAGAGAAAACGACATCTGCCTGGAAATGATCTACAGAAGCTGCGTGATTAAGAAAACCGTGGTAGAAAATGATCCTACAGAGCAGGGAGAACGTGCAGTCTTAAATCTGGGACATACCATTGGGCATGCGGTTGAAAAACTGAAAAATTTTACTATGTCCCATGGCGCGTGTGTGGCAGTGGGCTGTGCGGCGTCTGCCTTTCTTTCTATGAAAAGAGGCTGGCTTACAAAAGAAGAATATGAAGAAATTTTAGAACAGATAAAGGCGTTTGACCTTCCTGTGTACACAGAGAACCTATGTGCAGAAGAGATTCTGCAGACTACGAAATCGGATAAAAAAATGGACGGAAAGGCCATAAAATTTATTCTGCTGCAGAAAAAAGGATATGCGGTTGTGGATAAAACTCTGACAGACGCTGATTTGCTGGAAGGGATTCGGTCTGTGCTTCCTGCAGGAGGAAAGGAGTAA
- a CDS encoding methylglyoxal synthase has protein sequence MNIGLIAHNSKKKLMQNFCIAYRNILSKNNLYATGTTGRLIEEASNLTVHKFLAGHLGGEQQLGAMIEQNDMDLVIYLREPLEPQKHDPDVKRIFMLCDTHNIPMATNLATAEMMIRSLGRGELDWREMYR, from the coding sequence ATGAACATCGGTTTGATCGCACACAATTCAAAAAAGAAATTAATGCAGAATTTTTGCATTGCTTACAGGAATATTTTATCAAAGAATAATCTTTATGCCACCGGAACTACAGGAAGACTTATCGAGGAAGCTTCCAATCTGACAGTACACAAATTTCTTGCAGGGCATTTAGGCGGCGAACAGCAGTTAGGCGCTATGATCGAACAAAATGATATGGATTTGGTGATTTATTTAAGAGAGCCTTTGGAGCCGCAGAAGCATGACCCTGATGTAAAGCGGATTTTTATGCTCTGCGATACACATAACATTCCTATGGCAACCAATCTGGCAACTGCGGAGATGATGATTCGTTCTTTGGGAAGAGGAGAATTGGACTGGCGTGAAATGTATCGATAA
- a CDS encoding cytidylate kinase-like family protein, translating into MAANTVITIGRQYGSGGREIGMKLAQDLGIKCYDKELLDRAAKDSGICQELFEHHDEKPTSSFLYSLVMDTYSFGYSSAAFADMPINHKVFLAQFDTIKKLAQEESCVMVGRCADYALSDFEGAFSVFVHGDMDKRIRRIADKYNLSDAAAKDKIHKTDKQRASYYNYYTSKKWADADSYDLCLNSSVLGIDGCVEMIKKMLEIKKRVIK; encoded by the coding sequence ATGGCAGCAAATACAGTTATAACAATCGGACGTCAATATGGAAGTGGAGGACGGGAAATCGGTATGAAGCTAGCACAGGATTTAGGTATCAAGTGCTATGATAAGGAGCTGTTGGACCGTGCAGCCAAGGACAGCGGTATATGTCAGGAGTTGTTTGAGCATCATGATGAAAAGCCTACAAGCAGTTTTTTATATTCCCTGGTTATGGATACTTATTCTTTTGGTTATTCTTCCGCAGCCTTTGCAGATATGCCCATTAATCACAAAGTTTTTCTGGCACAGTTTGACACCATTAAGAAACTGGCACAAGAGGAGTCCTGTGTTATGGTAGGACGTTGTGCGGATTATGCATTATCTGATTTTGAGGGAGCCTTCAGTGTCTTTGTTCATGGAGATATGGACAAACGCATCCGCAGAATTGCAGATAAATATAATCTTTCTGATGCAGCGGCAAAGGATAAAATTCACAAAACGGATAAGCAGAGAGCCAGCTATTATAATTATTATACCAGTAAGAAATGGGCAGATGCGGACAGCTATGACCTTTGTTTGAACAGTTCTGTTTTGGGAATTGACGGCTGTG
- a CDS encoding HlyD family efflux transporter periplasmic adaptor subunit, translating to MAGKKNSFGKKLKEFFSAIKRVLTFNITTMMFGALFIYMVITVILYATSSHVTSYQVTSGPLTKNPVCTALALREEQVVQAGGTGYTRYYAREGMQVRKNGSVYGLSAAKQEAPDIQLTEEQLEKLRSSMAKFAYSFDGSDFYDTYSFKYELEGSILQAAGVTEQVKDEEEDETSQVIAGQAVGSAVSLGSQTVYTAPEAGVVVYSTDGYEQKTAKDLKEEDFNERAYKKTDLLTSEKIKAGDSVYKVITSEKWTLMVPITDKLAAAIADRTSIKVRFTKDGESPERLSFHCQCGKSEGGKNSASEWYDTLCL from the coding sequence TTGGCAGGCAAAAAAAACAGTTTTGGTAAAAAATTAAAAGAATTCTTTTCCGCCATAAAGCGGGTGCTGACCTTTAATATTACAACCATGATGTTTGGCGCCCTGTTTATCTATATGGTGATTACCGTGATTTTGTATGCGACCTCGTCCCATGTGACTTCTTATCAGGTTACCTCCGGTCCGCTTACTAAGAATCCGGTCTGTACAGCTTTGGCGCTCCGGGAGGAGCAGGTGGTACAGGCAGGCGGTACGGGATATACCAGGTATTATGCCCGGGAAGGCATGCAGGTGCGGAAAAACGGCTCTGTCTATGGGCTGTCTGCAGCAAAACAGGAAGCACCGGATATTCAGCTTACAGAGGAACAACTGGAAAAACTTCGTTCCAGTATGGCAAAGTTTGCCTATTCCTTTGATGGCAGTGATTTTTATGATACCTACAGCTTTAAATATGAACTGGAGGGAAGCATTCTGCAGGCGGCAGGTGTGACAGAGCAGGTTAAAGACGAGGAAGAAGATGAAACTTCCCAGGTGATTGCAGGACAGGCAGTAGGCTCTGCTGTTTCTCTGGGAAGTCAGACCGTATACACAGCTCCGGAGGCAGGTGTTGTGGTATATTCTACGGATGGATATGAACAAAAAACAGCAAAAGACCTGAAAGAAGAAGATTTTAACGAGAGAGCTTATAAAAAGACAGACCTTCTGACCAGTGAGAAGATAAAGGCGGGAGATTCGGTTTATAAGGTAATCACCAGTGAAAAATGGACGCTTATGGTGCCAATTACCGATAAGCTGGCGGCAGCCATTGCAGATCGTACCAGCATCAAGGTCAGATTTACAAAGGACGGAGAAAGTCCAGAACGGCTCTCTTTCCATTGTCAATGTGGGAAATCAGAAGGTGGCAAAAATTCAGCTTCAGAATGGTATGATACGCTATGCCTCTGA
- the minD gene encoding septum site-determining protein MinD, translated as MSEIIVVTSGKGGVGKTTVTANIGLGLARLNKKVVVVDTDIGLRNLDVVLGLENRIVYNLIDVIEGSCRLKQALIRDKQCDNLFLLPSAQTKDKTAITPEQMVKLTEDLSSEFDYIILDCPAGIEQGFKNAIAGAQRAIVVTTPEVSAIRDADRIVGLLQANEMPQIQLIVNRLRPDMIKRGEMMSIEDVTEILAIDLLGAIPDDEAVVIATNQGEPLCGKDSMSGRAFENICRRISGEEVPLLKFQKKQGVFGRLSGIFRK; from the coding sequence ATGAGTGAAATTATTGTAGTAACGTCCGGTAAGGGCGGCGTGGGAAAGACCACAGTTACAGCCAATATTGGTCTGGGTCTTGCCAGGCTTAACAAAAAGGTTGTGGTAGTGGATACGGACATCGGGCTTCGAAATCTGGACGTGGTGCTGGGGCTTGAAAACCGCATTGTTTACAATCTGATTGACGTTATTGAGGGAAGTTGCAGGCTGAAGCAGGCGCTGATAAGAGATAAGCAGTGCGATAATCTGTTTTTGCTGCCGTCTGCACAGACAAAGGATAAAACAGCCATTACGCCGGAGCAGATGGTAAAGCTTACAGAGGATTTGTCCAGCGAATTTGACTACATTATTCTGGATTGTCCGGCAGGAATTGAACAGGGTTTTAAAAATGCCATTGCCGGGGCTCAGAGAGCTATTGTAGTTACCACTCCGGAGGTTTCTGCAATCCGCGACGCAGATCGTATTGTAGGACTTTTGCAGGCAAATGAGATGCCGCAAATTCAGCTTATTGTGAACCGGCTGCGTCCGGATATGATTAAGCGCGGTGAGATGATGTCCATTGAAGATGTAACGGAAATTCTGGCAATAGACCTTTTAGGCGCTATACCAGACGATGAGGCTGTGGTGATAGCCACCAACCAGGGAGAGCCTCTCTGCGGAAAGGATTCTATGTCCGGCAGGGCTTTTGAAAATATCTGCCGCAGAATTTCAGGGGAGGAAGTGCCTCTTTTGAAATTTCAGAAAAAACAGGGTGTTTTCGGGCGGCTTTCAGGCATTTTCAGAAAATAA
- a CDS encoding RluA family pseudouridine synthase, with product MKQICLQADAVCEGERIDKYLAEVMKDYSRSFLQKQFREGNITVNEKPVKASYKLSDEDEITVQVPDSQEPDILAEEIPLDILYEDEQVLVVNKPKGMVVHPSAGHYTGTLVNALMFHCKDHLSGINGVLRPGIVHRIDMDTTGALVVCKTDLAHQSLAEQLKVHSITRKYRAIVHGNLKEDTGTIEGDIGRHPIERKKMAVHVKNGKPAVTHYRVLERFGNFTYVECQLETGRTHQIRVHMSSIGHPLLGDMLYGPKKCPYAGLEGQTLHAMVLGFLHPVTKEYMEFMAPLPEYFEQLLKKLR from the coding sequence ATGAAGCAGATTTGTTTGCAGGCAGATGCCGTATGCGAAGGAGAACGGATTGATAAGTATCTGGCGGAAGTAATGAAGGATTACTCCCGCTCTTTTTTGCAAAAGCAGTTTCGGGAAGGGAATATTACAGTAAATGAAAAGCCGGTAAAGGCCAGCTATAAGCTGTCTGATGAGGATGAAATCACTGTGCAGGTTCCAGACAGTCAGGAGCCGGATATTTTGGCAGAGGAGATTCCTCTGGACATTCTCTATGAAGATGAACAGGTGTTAGTGGTAAATAAGCCCAAAGGCATGGTGGTACACCCAAGTGCAGGGCATTATACAGGAACTCTGGTAAATGCTTTGATGTTTCACTGTAAAGACCACCTTTCCGGCATTAACGGCGTTCTTCGCCCTGGAATTGTCCATCGCATTGATATGGATACTACAGGAGCGCTTGTGGTATGTAAAACGGATTTGGCGCACCAGAGTCTTGCAGAACAACTGAAAGTTCACAGTATTACCCGTAAATACCGGGCCATTGTTCATGGAAATCTGAAGGAGGATACAGGAACCATAGAGGGAGATATTGGCAGACACCCCATAGAGCGAAAAAAAATGGCGGTGCATGTGAAAAATGGAAAACCTGCGGTAACGCATTACCGTGTCCTGGAACGTTTCGGAAATTTTACCTACGTGGAGTGCCAGCTTGAAACAGGGCGTACCCATCAGATACGCGTACATATGAGTAGTATCGGGCACCCGCTTTTAGGGGATATGCTGTACGGACCGAAGAAATGTCCCTATGCAGGACTTGAGGGACAGACTCTTCATGCCATGGTTTTGGGATTTCTCCACCCAGTGACAAAGGAATATATGGAATTTATGGCGCCTTTGCCGGAGTATTTTGAGCAGTTATTGAAAAAGCTGCGGTAA
- the minE gene encoding cell division topological specificity factor MinE, protein MELLRFPGRRSGLVAKDRLKLLLTSERLDCTPQMMTMLQNDVIRAVNKYFAVKEQKVEIRYRKDTATFMAKIPLKTDIEHSSPGITFWR, encoded by the coding sequence ATGGAATTGTTGAGATTTCCGGGCAGACGTTCCGGTCTTGTAGCCAAAGACCGTTTAAAGCTGCTTCTGACATCAGAACGGCTGGACTGTACTCCACAAATGATGACCATGCTGCAAAACGACGTGATTCGGGCTGTGAATAAATATTTTGCCGTAAAGGAGCAAAAAGTAGAAATCCGGTATCGAAAAGATACAGCTACTTTTATGGCAAAGATTCCCCTAAAGACCGATATCGAACATTCTTCTCCGGGAATTACCTTCTGGAGATAA
- a CDS encoding YggS family pyridoxal phosphate-dependent enzyme has protein sequence MSVCDNYKSVEEKVIQACKRAGRDPSEVTLIAVSKTKPISMIEELLPLGVRDFGENKVQELTEKAEILSPEIRWHMIGHLQRNKVKYVVDKACLIHSVDSLRLAEEISKEAGKKNRTASVLLEVNVAGEESKFGIAPEEALPLAKEIAGLPHIQIKGLMTIAPYTEDPENNRNFFRDLRKLSVDIAQENIDNVTMNVLSMGMTGDYEVAIEEGATHVRVGTGIFGERNYSI, from the coding sequence ATGAGCGTTTGTGACAATTATAAAAGCGTAGAAGAAAAAGTAATACAGGCATGTAAAAGAGCAGGAAGAGATCCCTCAGAGGTCACCCTGATTGCAGTGAGTAAGACAAAACCCATATCCATGATAGAGGAACTTTTGCCCTTAGGTGTCAGGGATTTTGGAGAAAATAAGGTACAGGAACTGACTGAAAAGGCGGAAATCCTGTCACCGGAGATTCGTTGGCATATGATTGGGCATTTGCAGAGAAACAAGGTAAAATACGTGGTAGATAAAGCATGTCTGATTCATTCTGTGGATTCTTTGCGTCTGGCAGAGGAAATCAGCAAGGAGGCAGGGAAGAAAAATAGAACTGCGTCTGTTCTATTAGAGGTAAATGTGGCAGGGGAGGAAAGCAAATTCGGAATTGCGCCAGAAGAGGCTCTGCCTCTTGCAAAAGAAATCGCCGGACTTCCGCATATTCAGATAAAAGGGTTGATGACCATTGCACCTTATACAGAAGATCCGGAGAATAATCGGAACTTTTTTCGGGATTTAAGAAAATTAAGTGTTGACATTGCACAGGAAAATATTGATAATGTTACTATGAATGTCTTAAGCATGGGCATGACTGGTGATTATGAAGTTGCCATTGAAGAAGGCGCTACCCACGTCCGCGTCGGGACAGGCATCTTCGGAGAAAGAAATTACAGTATATAA
- a CDS encoding YlmH family RNA-binding protein, whose product MEKDDLFKKRMTELSKKAYFRGILTFSDFLDLNEQNMLQSLSMKDTGVTVKLWGGYETAERQMAAFVPDAFCCKEDYPLACLRIEPLNRKFSDKLTHRDYLGAILNLGIDRSKIGDILMEEDSACVFCHTSLCEFLKEEICRIRHTSVKAEQITEITDFPVPKREEVSGTVASARLDSIIALAFKTSRSSVIPFIEGGKVFVNGKSVVSNGYTIKDGDIISVRGKGKFQFGSVTNKTKKDRYHVILYRYC is encoded by the coding sequence ATGGAAAAAGACGATTTATTTAAAAAGCGTATGACGGAGTTGAGTAAGAAGGCTTATTTTCGGGGAATTCTTACCTTCTCCGATTTTCTTGATTTAAACGAACAGAATATGCTTCAGAGCCTTTCCATGAAAGATACGGGAGTGACCGTGAAGCTGTGGGGAGGATATGAAACCGCAGAGCGTCAGATGGCAGCCTTCGTCCCTGATGCTTTTTGTTGTAAAGAAGATTATCCTCTGGCCTGTTTAAGAATTGAACCCCTGAATCGGAAATTTTCGGATAAGCTGACACACAGGGATTATCTGGGGGCTATCTTAAATCTGGGTATTGACAGGAGCAAAATCGGAGATATTCTCATGGAAGAGGATAGTGCCTGTGTATTTTGTCATACTTCTCTTTGTGAATTTCTCAAAGAAGAAATCTGCCGTATCCGCCATACCTCTGTAAAGGCAGAGCAGATTACGGAAATCACGGATTTTCCGGTTCCCAAAAGAGAGGAAGTGTCCGGTACAGTGGCCTCTGCCCGTCTGGACAGTATCATTGCCCTTGCTTTTAAAACCTCAAGAAGCAGTGTAATTCCCTTTATAGAGGGAGGAAAGGTTTTTGTAAACGGCAAAAGTGTGGTATCAAACGGATACACCATAAAGGACGGAGATATTATTTCTGTTCGAGGCAAAGGGAAATTTCAATTTGGTTCTGTTACCAATAAGACGAAAAAAGATCGCTATCATGTGATTTTGTACAGATATTGTTAA
- a CDS encoding twitching motility protein PilT, whose translation MVQLIVGEKGKGKTKVLLDKVNTEVKEARGTLVYLDKSRKHMYELNNKVRLIDMSDYDIQNSSEFLGFLSGVVSQDNDLEKMYLDSFIKISKVKDEEFAEVLTRLNTMGEKYHVSFVLSVSKDEKELPESVKEMILVSI comes from the coding sequence ATGGTTCAGTTAATTGTAGGAGAAAAGGGTAAAGGAAAAACAAAGGTACTTCTGGATAAGGTAAATACAGAGGTGAAGGAAGCCAGGGGAACACTGGTATATCTGGATAAAAGCAGAAAACATATGTATGAGCTGAATAACAAAGTACGTCTGATTGATATGTCTGACTATGACATTCAGAACAGCAGCGAATTTCTGGGTTTCCTTTCCGGTGTTGTTTCTCAGGATAATGATTTGGAAAAAATGTACCTTGATAGCTTCATCAAAATTTCAAAGGTAAAAGACGAAGAATTTGCAGAGGTTCTCACACGTCTGAATACCATGGGTGAAAAGTATCACGTTTCTTTTGTATTAAGTGTTTCTAAAGATGAAAAAGAATTGCCTGAAAGTGTAAAAGAGATGATTCTGGTTTCCATTTAA
- a CDS encoding D-alanyl-D-alanine carboxypeptidase family protein yields MKCIDKFSKKQKKKPSRYQKRHQQKMIKTLFLVVLLILVLLFGALAIFLVSGNRKLKEVLPYNRSQQIFGTMAGEDYPVGKGLADTLCVGEAETPLEGVEAKEGERAGLFAVQEKEIPFATGLYERISPGKVTQLMTVLTAYDKLNPEDSITIASEDMVYGNDFRSCGLSSDTQVTVNQLYNAVLVSSAQDACLALARSAGGSAEAFVELMNQKAQELGMTNTHFANVTGVSDENQYSTVYDLYLLMNRFLEYPDILNAMGLPEFILNYSKADGTENQQWLNCDNLYTAGRISVPKGITILGGKYFSSEAEHYTVLLAQNNYGDAYAILVYGAENETRDEQSCPSDAGKNKFLKFYLKFLIYHCIFERYAL; encoded by the coding sequence GTGAAATGTATCGATAAATTCTCCAAAAAACAAAAAAAGAAACCTTCCAGATACCAGAAGCGGCATCAGCAGAAAATGATAAAGACTCTGTTTCTGGTAGTCCTTCTGATTCTTGTTCTGCTTTTTGGGGCATTGGCAATTTTTCTGGTTTCGGGGAACAGGAAGCTGAAGGAGGTTCTTCCCTATAACAGAAGCCAGCAGATTTTTGGAACCATGGCAGGGGAGGATTATCCGGTGGGCAAGGGTCTGGCTGATACACTCTGTGTAGGAGAGGCCGAAACTCCCTTAGAGGGTGTGGAGGCAAAAGAAGGAGAGCGGGCCGGGTTGTTTGCCGTACAGGAAAAAGAGATTCCTTTTGCAACCGGTCTTTATGAGAGGATATCTCCCGGTAAGGTGACACAGCTTATGACAGTTTTAACAGCTTATGATAAGTTGAATCCTGAGGACAGCATAACCATTGCTTCCGAGGACATGGTATACGGAAATGATTTCCGTTCCTGCGGATTATCTTCGGATACTCAGGTTACAGTAAATCAGCTTTACAATGCAGTACTGGTATCTTCTGCACAGGACGCCTGTCTGGCTCTTGCAAGAAGCGCAGGAGGCAGCGCAGAAGCCTTTGTAGAGTTGATGAATCAGAAGGCACAGGAGCTTGGCATGACCAATACTCATTTTGCTAATGTTACAGGTGTATCTGATGAAAATCAATACAGTACCGTGTATGATCTGTATCTTTTGATGAATCGATTTTTAGAATATCCGGATATTTTAAATGCCATGGGACTGCCGGAGTTTATTCTGAATTACAGCAAAGCAGACGGTACAGAAAACCAGCAGTGGTTAAACTGTGATAACCTCTATACTGCAGGAAGAATTTCCGTTCCTAAGGGCATAACAATACTGGGAGGAAAGTATTTTTCCAGTGAAGCTGAGCATTATACCGTGCTTTTGGCTCAGAATAATTATGGCGATGCCTATGCGATTCTTGTTTACGGGGCAGAAAATGAAACCCGAGATGAACAATCGTGTCCGTCAGATGCTGGAAAAAATAAATTCTTAAAATTTTACCTGAAATTTTTAATTTACCATTGTATTTTTGAACGATATGCACTATAA
- the lspA gene encoding signal peptidase II, with protein sequence MEKKRRIESFLELVLSVAVLTGLDQWTKLLAVEHLKNQADIPLIPNVLSLHYLENRGAAFGIFQNQKVFLVLLTSAILLGVCYILWKLPEGKRFLPMKILCFLITAGGIGNLIDRLRLNYVVDFIYFSLIDFPVFNVADIYVTVSMVLLFVLVLFYYKDEEFQFLKWKSSKEQE encoded by the coding sequence ATGGAAAAGAAAAGAAGAATAGAATCTTTTTTAGAGCTTGTTTTATCCGTAGCGGTTCTCACAGGACTGGATCAGTGGACAAAGCTACTGGCAGTAGAGCATCTGAAGAATCAGGCGGATATTCCCCTGATTCCCAATGTGTTGTCCCTGCATTATCTGGAAAACCGAGGCGCTGCTTTTGGTATTTTTCAGAACCAGAAGGTTTTTTTAGTGTTGCTTACGTCCGCTATTTTGCTAGGCGTGTGTTATATACTTTGGAAACTGCCTGAGGGAAAACGGTTTCTCCCCATGAAAATCCTTTGTTTTCTTATTACAGCAGGAGGAATCGGAAATCTGATTGACCGTTTGCGTTTGAATTATGTGGTGGACTTTATTTATTTTTCGCTTATAGATTTTCCGGTGTTTAATGTGGCGGATATTTATGTCACAGTCAGCATGGTGCTGTTGTTTGTTTTAGTTTTGTTTTATTATAAAGATGAGGAGTTTCAGTTCTTGAAATGGAAATCATCTAAAGAGCAGGAGTAG
- a CDS encoding cell division protein SepF — protein MNILDKFLDAVKVNEDFDDDEFLDDMDEDFEDEKPKKRFFKKLDEDLDDFDEDYVSSSKSHKKAEKQTAATKAPKPQKQPTASSSSKVTPMYNVKKKTSSNEVCVIKPKQFEDSTEIVDALLDSCTVILNLEGLDINLAQHIIDFTSGASYSINGSIRKVSSYIFILTPEGVDITGDSQELLNDITGGSIYEGL, from the coding sequence ATGAATATCTTAGATAAATTTTTAGATGCAGTGAAGGTAAATGAAGACTTTGATGATGACGAGTTTTTAGATGATATGGACGAGGATTTTGAGGACGAAAAGCCGAAAAAGAGATTCTTTAAAAAGTTGGATGAGGATCTTGATGATTTTGATGAGGATTATGTTTCCTCCTCCAAAAGCCATAAAAAAGCAGAAAAACAGACTGCTGCCACAAAAGCTCCGAAGCCTCAGAAACAGCCAACCGCTTCTTCTTCAAGTAAGGTGACGCCTATGTATAATGTAAAAAAGAAAACATCTTCCAATGAGGTGTGTGTGATTAAGCCTAAACAGTTTGAAGATTCCACAGAAATTGTAGATGCACTTCTGGATAGCTGTACCGTTATTTTGAATCTGGAAGGACTGGATATCAATCTTGCACAGCATATTATTGATTTTACCTCAGGTGCAAGCTATTCAATTAATGGAAGTATCCGTAAGGTATCTTCTTATATTTTCATTCTGACACCAGAAGGCGTGGATATTACCGGAGATTCTCAGGAGCTTTTAAATGATATCACCGGCGGTTCTATTTACGAGGGACTTTAA
- a CDS encoding FtsW/RodA/SpoVE family cell cycle protein, protein MIRQYKLKDYNFRLVLVLMVLTFIGVLLVGSAEPSLQKKQFAGMILGLTVMVIVSLMDYSWILNFNWIMYGGILILLLLVIFLGTDANGATRWINIGGFQFQPTELCKIVLILFFAKFFMDHEEDLNTLKTLAKSAVLMAVPLALILKQPDLKNTITIAIIFCILLYIAGLSYKIIGGALMIVVPLAVVFLFIVVQPDQKLIEPYQRNRIMAFLNSEDEEYSDAVNQQENSVMAIGSGQLTGKGLNNNEVASANKGNFVSENQTDFIFSVAGEELGFIGCVAILLLLLLIIFECIRTSLRAKDMAGKLICCGVASIVAVQGFINVAVVTKILPNTGTPLPFVSYGLTSMVSLYIGMGLVLNVGLQRYRTYREVEKS, encoded by the coding sequence ATGATTAGACAATACAAATTAAAGGACTACAATTTCAGACTGGTACTGGTGCTTATGGTGCTGACCTTTATCGGAGTGCTTCTGGTGGGAAGTGCAGAGCCTTCTCTTCAGAAGAAGCAGTTTGCAGGTATGATTTTGGGACTGACAGTTATGGTGATTGTATCCCTGATGGATTACAGTTGGATTTTGAATTTTAACTGGATTATGTATGGAGGCATTTTGATTTTGCTTCTTCTGGTTATTTTTCTTGGAACTGATGCCAATGGCGCTACCCGTTGGATTAATATCGGCGGTTTTCAGTTCCAGCCTACTGAGCTTTGCAAAATTGTACTTATTCTCTTTTTTGCCAAATTCTTTATGGATCATGAGGAGGATTTGAATACACTGAAAACTCTGGCAAAATCAGCAGTGCTGATGGCAGTTCCTCTTGCCCTGATTCTGAAACAGCCGGACTTGAAAAATACCATAACTATTGCTATAATTTTCTGTATACTGTTATATATTGCAGGATTAAGCTATAAAATTATAGGAGGAGCACTGATGATTGTCGTTCCTCTTGCAGTTGTATTTCTCTTTATTGTTGTCCAGCCGGATCAGAAACTTATAGAGCCTTATCAGAGAAATCGAATTATGGCGTTTTTAAATTCTGAAGACGAGGAATATTCAGACGCGGTAAATCAGCAGGAAAATTCGGTGATGGCAATTGGATCCGGACAGCTTACAGGCAAAGGTCTGAACAACAATGAGGTGGCATCTGCAAACAAGGGAAACTTCGTATCCGAAAACCAGACAGACTTTATTTTCTCTGTAGCAGGAGAGGAACTGGGATTTATCGGATGTGTGGCAATTTTGCTGCTGTTGCTTCTGATTATTTTTGAATGTATCAGGACAAGCCTGCGGGCAAAGGATATGGCCGGAAAACTGATATGCTGCGGAGTCGCGTCCATTGTAGCAGTGCAGGGCTTTATCAATGTAGCGGTTGTTACAAAGATACTGCCAAATACCGGGACGCCGTTGCCCTTTGTCAGCTATGGTCTGACTTCTATGGTCAGCCTTTATATTGGAATGGGGCTTGTGCTGAACGTGGGTCTACAGAGATACAGAACTTACAGGGAGGTAGAAAAATCATGA